CTCCCGTCAATGTCGTGTCTGTTCCTCCCACACCGGTTTGATCAGAAAGTACGACTTGAACATCTGTCGTCAATGTTTCAGAGAAAGAGCTAACGACATTGgcttcaacaaattcagATAAGCGATAATAAGTAAACTACGATGAATATATAAGtacaatatatatatatacatatatatacattttcAAGTGCCTCTGTACTTTCTATGTTTCTGCCGGCTTTCCAAACCTTGAACTCTATGCCCTTGCACATCAGTCGAAGGAGTCATCAATTTGAAGGTAAGGTAAGGTGAGGTAGCTTTTCCTGTTTTTATTATACCA
This genomic window from Saccharomyces kudriavzevii IFO 1802 strain IFO1802 genome assembly, chromosome: 12 contains:
- the RPS29A gene encoding 40S ribosomal protein uS14 (similar to Saccharomyces cerevisiae RPS29B (YDL061C) and RPS29A (YLR388W); ancestral locus Anc_4.245); this encodes MAHENVWFSHPRRYGKGSRQCRVCSSHTGLIRKYDLNICRQCFRERANDIGFNKFR